In Chelmon rostratus isolate fCheRos1 chromosome 21, fCheRos1.pri, whole genome shotgun sequence, the genomic window CTGAGCTTTTCTCAGAGCTGAGAGAAGAGCTCCTCTTTCAAGCGATGGTAGCGTCCTCTTTTAGCCATGAGTTCTTGGTGCGTCCCCTCCTCCACAACTGCCCCCTTCTCTATGAAGATGATGTGATCTGCCTTCTCCACAGTCTTCAGTTGATGAGCCACCACGAGGACCGTCCGACCACAAGACAGAACCTCCTGCAGCACCTGAGGGACAGAAGCCGCCAACGGTTACTTCACGGCCACGCTCACCTGGAGTTCACCTGCGGTCTGCCTCTCGATTACTtttctttaaaaggaaaaaaacggtatgcagaagaaataaaaactccAGCGACACTTGAGTCTGATCTCTACACAGATTATCTCTCAGCTTCTTAGGAATGTGGTCAAACTGtgctgatcacacacacacctgcttgaGATGTCACATGACCAAGTGGGCCACCTCCAGGTGTGGTTTACCAACACCAGTGAACACTGCACTGCAGGCCCTGAAGGCCTGTTTTCTCAATGAGCTTCTAACTACGAGGCAAAGAAGTCCTGCATGAAGACACAACAGCTTTATCTCATCGACCCACACCCACATGGTCCTGAAGAACAGGTGAGTtttagtcaaagtcaaagtcaaagtcagctgtattgtcaattctgcagtatgtaccctttgtgacaggacatatattaaaaaaaagagataaataaaaactgtacaatctaaataaaaactgtacaaactaagtaaaaactgcaatctaaacaatgaaacattgagttAATCTCTTAATAAATATTACAGAGCGACGTTCGTCCTGACAGCTTCCATCCTCACATGAAGAGTTTCACATTCTGGTTCCCTTTTACAGTCCCATTAGCTAAAACTACCAGAATATAAAATCaactttaaacattttgtgattttgtcTTTGACTCATAATTTAATATAACACGTTTCTGTTTCACTAGCTGACGCCCATCCATAGAACATGAGGGAAATGCATGTCCACTGCACCCCCGTGGAGGCCGTACAGCAGCTCCAGCACTTCAGTATTATCACAGAGTCAGATCAGGTGTCTCCGGTCTCTTCATGGAGAACATGTTGTGATCTAACAGCAGGAGAACCACAGgcatcaataataaaaataatgatggctgaattccatttagctgcttcagtttcatgctggctcactctcacagtggtggaatgtaactaagtacatttactcaagtacagtacagttttgaggtgctTGTACATCATACTTGTACTCCATTTATTTTACGGCTTTACTTACTATGCAGATTCAGATGTTAATATAGTCTAACTCATCAATTCTAATGTATTGTTATAGAATAAGATACCCAGCAGGATGCAAAGCATCTGAAATTAGCTCCTTTTTTAGCTACAACATTAGCGATGCttaaaaatacagacatatttttgtgaaattagGCTTTTTccacaatgagtacttttactttaagtatatttatgTGCTAATTTACACTGAAGTTGATTTTAAATACAATACTTTTATGTGTAAGATTAATTTTTtcttgagtatttttacactgtggtattactacttttagCAGAAGTAAAaatatctgagtacttcttccatcactgctcTGTTATGACCACGTGGGACACCTGAATGGAGCGGAGCCATTGTTCATGATTCAGTCGGGATAACTGTGAAAGTGATCTGCTGTTAGGGAGGTGTCATCAGTGGTAAAAACCTGCTACGACCATGTTTTTTACTCACAGCGTGCTGCAATTCAACGTCCAGTTTGCTGGTGGCCTCGTCCAGTACGATGACCTGCGGATCTCGAACCAGAGCTCTGATGATGGCGATGCACTGCCTCTGTCCATCTGAAAGTCTGCCACCGTATTCCCCGACATCTGCAAAGACAAACCACGGAGCACCATACAGATTATTAAAATCTTAACACACCAGTCGATCATCACTGAAGAATCCAGTGAAGTGGTGCCTGGAGCTCACCTCTACAATCTCAAGCTCGTTTGTCATCATGAAAGGAAATTTTCCACGAGTAGTTTGTTTCATCTTTACTTACTTTCATTAATTAAACAGTCCACatattttgttgcattattaTTTAAGGACAAAAAAGCTTTACTGGAGCACAACTGATGGCCGTCTCTAATAACCTATTTGTGTGGTATGAAATGCACACAGTGAGTCGCAtgaagacccccccccccttgtttACCTGTGTCATATTCGTTCTCCAGTTTAGAGATGAACTCATCTGCGTTGGCCTTCTTTGCAgcttctttcactttctcaaTAGTGCAGTCCTTCAGGCCGTATTCAATGTTGTATCTCAGCGACCCAGAAAACAGCACAGGATTCTGGGATACCAAGGCCACCTAAATAAATGAAGTTGAGACACACACTCGTATCAGTGCAGTGCTGGTTGACAGGATTGACGGAGTACATATCGCACAAACACGTTTGTGTGGTaagaaagtggaaaaaacatCCACTTATTAGTCAACACATCATGATTATAATGCATCTGAACATCCTGTGGACACAAACTGATTTAAACAccaaaaagaagaggaagagagaggaagagcttCACTGTGTCCACCCATCAAGTGGTCCGACACTTAAGCAAAAGTTTCGTATGAACAAAGGCGGATACAACAAAGGCGATCCAACCACaggctcgaggctacattagcaaGACAGCTTTTCAAGTGAAGCATCTTTCCGCATCCTGTCGCTGTGGGACTGCTCCCCTTCATCCCCGAGCTCTGACTGGAATGACAGTTTGGAATTAAACATCTCGTGGCTTCTCGTGCTGCATTCAGGAGATGCCAGCTGAACGGGAGAGCAGGAAAGCATTCATGTACGCTAGCTTCGTACATAAAATAGGCTAAACTAGcagtttttagccatgctagcgcCGTGGCTGTGGGGTTGCTAATGTTGGTCGTTATTAATATCTCGACTGTGTGACTGTCCCAACATTTTCTATAGAcattcccagaggatgaatcctaatgacttttcctcttgtgccatCATtaggctgacatttgtggtttttagtAAGGGTCTCATGTtatgaaatttgttttacacaCTGATGCCCCCCTCCTCTACTTCAtccaatactttgatttatgaccaaatacctgcaacacttaaaatatgaatgtttaGTGCTACTTGACACATGTTataatgctaacacactaaacataCCTGCTAAATGTCAGGATGTTACTATTGTCACTTTGAGCATATTAGCAGGctgaaattagcatttagctcaaggtGCCGCCgtcttttattttatatttgttgcaGCGATTGAACTGTACCTTTTGATGGAggtatttgtgtttgtaatggTGCAGTGGTTCTCCATCCAGCAGGATCTGCCCCTCCTGAGGCTCATACAGCCTCTTCAGGAGGCTGACACAGGAGGTCTTTCCACTGCCGGAGGGGCCCACCAGTGCTGTCATCTTTCCAGGCTTCAGCTCCATAGAAACGGACTGCACAGAAGATGTTAATGATACAACGGCTTGTCCAACTGTCCATTAATGATTCTGAACACAGCGTCTAAGTTTGACTTGTAGGCTGTCAAACATTTACCTTCAGCGCTGGTTTATTTTGAGGAGCTGAGGGATATGTGAAGGTGACGTCCTGGAAAACAACTCTTCCCTCCAGCTTCTCAGGAGCTAACTCTCCCTCCTTCTGACACGCCGGTCTTCTGTCGAGATAAGTGAAGACCTTGGAGATGACTCCGACTGTGGACATCGTCTCTCCATAGCAATACAAAATCTCCTGTGGCAAAAATAAATTATCTTTATCAATGACAGGTGTAATGTGAGTAACAACTTGAACACATAGAGAAGATTCTGCAGTATGAAGGATTTGTTCCGGGCTCACCCTTAAATTGTTCGACATGGGGTTCTGGTACAAGAAAAAGGACACGAGACTACCGATGCTGAGGCGACCAAACGAGATGAGACTGCGGGCCTGCACCAGCATCAGTATCTTTATCCCCAGACTCACCAGCTACATGCAAAGAGCACACAGAGAGGAATTACTCACTTCAACAGAAACCACACATGctcctgaaaaaaaatcaaacatgaagCTTTTTTCTTATTATGTGAGCAGTACAAACATATGGAAGACCAAAGCtaccagaagaagaaatgttaaaaaataaaactgctcaTGGTTCGTCAAAATGATGACAGAAGCACGTCAAACCTTCGactcagcttcagcttcagcttcatttgATTTGAAATCTCATATGTGTAACACAGAAAGTCAAACTTCGGCCTTACTGTTATTAATTCTgactttaaaagtaaaaattgtaACTTATCATATGTAATTATGACTACGTATATCACGTTTAACCTTCTAAGTAAGAAATTTGACGTCAACAATCATTTTGACAATGAAAGTTGAAATTTTGAGTTGATCTAAAAACCCAAATATACCATATTTTCCGCACTATgaggcgcacctaaaagcctttaattttctcaaaaaccaacagtgcgccttataatctgatgcgccttttatatcgatcaatattggttaattatggctattgtagtcagggggcgtggccgaagtaacagctgACATGCcgtcagctgtcaacctgaataataaaatgactatttcactgaactaatgtgatttctgctcctgaacctcagcacacagcgtctgcacatcagcgctgtgcgccgtcacctgcatctttacgcaggatcagctgtcatctgtgagcgcggtgtttgtttcaaacgaacaaactaaaataaaatagattttaaataaatgccaTTAATaattttcaggagccgcatgcggctccggaaccgcgggttgccgacccctgatcgagtggatgcataacgcaaccccagacaccacaggacGGTACTTTCTGTCTATGCACCtcataatgcggtgcgccctatatatgaaaaaagctttaaaataggccattcattgagGGTGCGCCTTATAGAGCGGAAAATATGGTAAATTTGGACTTAAAAGACGACATTTCAACTTACTATCTCATAATAGTGTCTACTGACTTCTGCCATCTGCctattttttcagtttcttttcctGGTGGAAATGGGCCTCCACATGGAAACGAGTGTCAACATGCTTCCTCGATGAGTCATGTGATCCACGGATGAACACCGCTGTCGGCTTACCCTGCGTATTAAGAGGAAGACCGCACTGAAGAGTCCCGAACGTCTCTTAACAGCGCACATCTGGCGCAGAgcctctccgtacctcctctGTTCATGTGTCTCTGCCCTGAAGCTGCGGACTGTGTGAATCCCACTGATGGTCTGGAAAGCCAGGTCTTTGTTCTGAGCGTGACACTCCTGGATCTGATCTTTCAGCTCCTGTTTGAGAGAGAATGCAGACCGAGTCACTAACAAGAAGCTGCACCTGAGCGGTCGTCTTCAATTTGAGATCCAGTGGAGCTGAAGTTATATTCAGAGCTGTAATTCAACGAGTCGGCTTCAGAGAAACACAATCCTTAACACCAGATTTCCTCTTTAAATTCTTCTCAGCAGTTAATGTCCCTTTATTATTTTGACTGAATTCAGTGATCTtcgtctcttcttcctcttctcctcagaGAGCTTGTAACTAAATCTAGCCTGCCTGCAGCCTTTTGCTATTGATTATATGTCTTATTCTGAGCTATTTTTTAAAGTTCTGGACTAAACGAGGATTATTACTTTTACTCCTGGACACAAGACGTCTCCTACTCCTTCAGGTGTGAAACTGCACtttcattctgcacagtgaagctcaaacatccaagcGAAGCATGTGGAGGAAGAGTTTAGTTTGACTTTGGTCTACAggttcttcttctctgttttctgttacaGTGACCTAGAAAAGAGGCCCCACTAAGCGAGGCCAGATGGAAACCAGATGTTCTGTGTAGGAAAAACAGAGGCCGGGGGCccttctgttgtgtgtgtgcatgtttgtgagttAAGCAATATGAGACAGAGGatcactgcatgttttctgtctaGAAGActttacaaaatgaacaacaCTTTGAGACTGCTGCCTGTCATTGACTTTTCCAGACCTTCGTTTTGTAGCAAGTCTCCTTATTGTAGCTACAAAACACAGTTTTGGCTGGAAGGGAACAAGATTTATTTTATGCCGAGTATTTAAATGCAACATGCAATAACTTGAGCTGTgttaaataaagcagcaaaaccTAGAGGCGACTTGAGAGCACTGAATGATTACtgtcactgacaaagacacTAACTTTGAGCACTTGAGCGCCCCTCACTGGTGACTGCAGGTACTGCTGTCAGCTGAGCCGTGAGTAGTTCTATAATACTTCCAATGCAAAAGCTTCCTGAGAGGCCACAAAGGAAACCATCATGTGATAACTCCTCAGAATTTTTAATACTGATGGCATTAAGTGAATGAACTCTACTGTCAGCAGTCAAATCTCTGTCACatgtgcaaaacaacaacatgcagctgATGTGTTGGTTTCTGTTATTACAGGATTTAAAATCTTTCTTTTCAATTAAATCTGACATTAGAGAGGGAAAGACCTGTGACGGCCGTCGTGTTATCATGTTCACTGtgaatctctctctttctatgaACCCGTTTTAGTGGTTTTGTGTCTCAAAGGCTCATGTGGGCtactgtgattggttgttttgAATAATTGTACAGATAGTTCCAGAATGCGATTGGTTCCAGGCCGGCATCCAccttcctccacctgctgcaggctttcctctctctctgctgactgATACCATTTACAAACAATCAATGACAATGAATCCTTGTCTGCTGGTTATTCATAGTAACACTATGTAAACCAAACTACTGTTGGCTATTCAGGAGACTCCAGGGACAATCTCATCACACCTACCATGGACCAGGTGATGTATCTATTCTGGAAGATGGCCAAGAGTGGCATCTCAATGCAGGTGAGCACAGTGAGCTCCCAGGACAGGTGTAACATCACCGTGAGCATGAGGCAGGTTTTGACTGTGCTGCGGACCGCTGCGTTGGCGTTCAGCGCTACCGTGCGGCCCATCCTGTCCACATCAGAGTGCAAGCGGGAGGAAAGGCGCCCTGCGTggtgaaacagaaatgttaacTGGCAGCTAAATCTCTGCAGGGTTTCAATGTTTCTTAGAGATTATGAAGAGGTACAAATAGTTTGTCTAATTGGTCCCACTTTGTAGAAATGTTCCCATCATGAATGTTTAATTAATGACTTTATGAATAGTTATTAGATCACAGAATAAAGCTTTATACCATTGGTACTACAACAGTGGAAAAATCCCTCTAACTGTTCGTTGTGACTCTTTCAGTTAATGAACACAACTTTCACAACACTAAAATCACATGTACAATATTTCAGCGAGCTCCAGGCAGTGTAGCAAACAACACCGCCAGAtccataaagaaatgtttttctgtgacctCGACCCAAACCAACACCTCTGTGATGAACTGTGGTCAGTGCCGGACCACGTCACGTGTTTACCGTGTTCCTCTCACCGGGGTTGTTCTCCTCAAAGAAgtgcacttcctgctgcaggagggTGTGAAACAGCAGATGCTTCAGCCTCTTGTTCAGTCTGGCCAGGGTGCACATAAATATTCCTCCTCTTAAGCCAGAGAACACAGCGCTGTTAAGATGGagacattaaaaatcaaaaagaaTAGATTTCACATCactgaaacaaatcaaaaagtTAGACAGcactctccaccaccaccaaaacACCGAATGACGGAGTATCTTTAAGAAGAATGATGCTCTtatcaggaaaacacaaaaagaaagttCAGTCTGACTTCATTACCTTCCAAGAGAGACAAGCGCCAGCTGTCCAACTGCATAACAGAAGCTGATTTGAGCCCCCTGACCTCTGAGCATATCAATCACCTTCCCCTGATACAATGGGATCAATGAATCACCTGTTAGGGAGGATGAATGACAAGGATGTtatggaaacaggaaatgatgtaaaCAACATGTCTGTGATGTGAGCATTCAGATGTAATGAAGCAGTCTCCAAACTTTCTGACAGATATCACATGTTCATGCTGGTCACAAAAATATCGTCGCTGTTTTTACTTCAACTGACAGGCATTAAAGTTTAAGGGTTTTAGCAAGTTTTCACCCAGCAGGATAAATCTACTGGCATTCCCTACATGTCTCTTATTCTCAACAAATCCCATCAAAAgataaaaccaacaatgaaccGATCAACAAACCAGTACTGAGCGTGAATCACAGcctgatagatcttcttcctctgagccacacaGCTCCATAAACACACCAACGAGCCGCACTGTTGCACCGCCGGACACGTTCCTTCATTATCATGAACATgaactgtagtt contains:
- the tap2t gene encoding antigen peptide transporter 2, which translates into the protein MSEVASCGLFILVFDAVLCSALWAGLVLLKCSGCGGLAGVWAFGAVKWAVLRVFTSVLTGGRSQAVLCRLVALLCLLSPVFESGRFLMAPPSEPYTGPSTDLSVLLLGPISSSLACVVWEKGLCGDGKMRKDNNKLDARSLLMRVLKYFKPDTLYLIAAFSFLILGVFCDSLIPLYQGKVIDMLRGQGAQISFCYAVGQLALVSLGSAVFSGLRGGIFMCTLARLNKRLKHLLFHTLLQQEVHFFEENNPGRLSSRLHSDVDRMGRTVALNANAAVRSTVKTCLMLTVMLHLSWELTVLTCIEMPLLAIFQNRYITWSMELKDQIQECHAQNKDLAFQTISGIHTVRSFRAETHEQRRYGEALRQMCAVKRRSGLFSAVFLLIRRLVSLGIKILMLVQARSLISFGRLSIGSLVSFFLYQNPMSNNLREILYCYGETMSTVGVISKVFTYLDRRPACQKEGELAPEKLEGRVVFQDVTFTYPSAPQNKPALKSVSMELKPGKMTALVGPSGSGKTSCVSLLKRLYEPQEGQILLDGEPLHHYKHKYLHQKVALVSQNPVLFSGSLRYNIEYGLKDCTIEKVKEAAKKANADEFISKLENEYDTDVGEYGGRLSDGQRQCIAIIRALVRDPQVIVLDEATSKLDVELQHAVLQEVLSCGRTVLVVAHQLKTVEKADHIIFIEKGAVVEEGTHQELMAKRGRYHRLKEELFSQL